The proteins below come from a single Kosakonia sp. SMBL-WEM22 genomic window:
- the ybbP gene encoding putative ABC transporter permease subunit YbbP has product MIARWFWREWRSPSLLIVWMALSLAVACVLALGTIGDRMEKGLSQQSRDFMAGDRALRSSHEIPPGWLEEARKSGLQVSEQVSFSTMTFAGDTPQLASVKAVDSRYPLYGELETQPAGLKPQPGTALLAPRLMALLNVKPGDTIEVGDATLRIAGEVTQEPDSGFNPFQMAPRLLMNSADVAETGAVLPGSRVSWRVKFAGTPAQLEKYETWLLPQLGADQRWYGLEQDDGALGKSLQRSQQFLLLSALLTLLLAVAAVAVAMSHYCRSRYDLVAILKTLGAGRTQLQKLIVGQWALLLGLAVITGGALGLLFEKVLMLLLKPVLPAALPPASYWPWLWAIGAIVVISLLVGLRPYRLLLATQPLRVLRRDAVANVWPLKLYLPAVAIITVLLLAWLMGGSMLLWAVLAGAVVLALLCGVVGWLLLNVLKRLTLKALPLRLAVNRLLRQPWSTLSQLSAFSLSFMLLAMLLVLRGDLLDRWQQQLPAESPNYFLINIAPEQIAPLKTFLAEHQVIPAAFYPIVRARMTQINGQSTEGNADEALNRELNLTWQQQRPDHNPLTAGSWPPKTGEVSVEEGLAERLGLKLGDTVTFTGDTQAFSAKISSLRKVDWESLRPNFFFIFPPGALDGQPQSWLTSFRLEGNNGMLTQLNRAFPTVSLLDIGAILKQVGQVLEQVSRALEVMVVLVTACGVLLLLAQVQVGMRQRHQELVVYRTLGAGKRLLRTTLWCEFALLGLVSGLVAAIGAETALALLQTRVFDFPWQPDWRLWLTLPLCGALLLSLCGGWLGSRLLKGKALFRQFSG; this is encoded by the coding sequence ATGATTGCCCGCTGGTTCTGGCGCGAATGGCGCTCGCCGTCGCTGCTGATTGTCTGGATGGCGCTAAGCCTCGCTGTAGCCTGTGTGCTGGCGCTCGGCACTATCGGCGATCGCATGGAGAAGGGCTTAAGCCAACAGAGCCGCGATTTTATGGCGGGCGACCGCGCATTGCGCAGCTCCCATGAAATTCCGCCTGGCTGGCTGGAGGAGGCGCGTAAAAGCGGCCTGCAAGTGAGTGAGCAGGTGAGCTTCAGCACCATGACGTTTGCCGGCGACACGCCGCAGCTGGCCAGTGTGAAAGCGGTGGATAGCCGCTACCCGCTCTATGGCGAGCTGGAAACGCAGCCTGCCGGGCTGAAGCCGCAGCCGGGCACGGCGCTGCTCGCCCCGCGTCTGATGGCGCTGCTGAATGTGAAACCGGGCGACACGATTGAGGTGGGCGACGCCACGCTGCGCATCGCTGGCGAAGTGACGCAGGAGCCCGATTCCGGCTTTAACCCCTTTCAGATGGCGCCGCGCCTGCTGATGAATAGCGCGGATGTCGCAGAAACCGGCGCCGTCCTGCCAGGCAGCCGCGTCAGCTGGCGGGTGAAGTTTGCCGGCACGCCGGCGCAGTTAGAGAAGTATGAGACGTGGCTGCTGCCGCAGCTTGGCGCGGATCAGCGCTGGTACGGGCTGGAGCAGGATGATGGCGCGCTGGGTAAATCCCTACAGCGCTCGCAGCAGTTTTTACTGTTATCGGCGCTGCTGACGCTGCTGCTGGCGGTTGCCGCCGTCGCGGTGGCGATGAGCCACTACTGCCGCAGCCGCTACGATCTGGTAGCGATTCTGAAAACCCTCGGCGCCGGTCGTACGCAGCTGCAAAAGCTGATTGTCGGCCAGTGGGCGCTGCTGCTTGGGCTGGCGGTGATCACCGGCGGCGCGCTGGGGTTACTGTTTGAAAAGGTGCTGATGCTCCTTCTCAAGCCGGTGTTGCCCGCCGCGCTGCCGCCCGCAAGCTACTGGCCCTGGCTGTGGGCCATCGGCGCGATTGTCGTGATCTCGCTGCTGGTGGGGCTGCGTCCCTATCGTTTGCTGCTGGCGACGCAGCCGCTGCGAGTGCTGCGCCGCGACGCGGTGGCGAATGTCTGGCCGCTCAAACTCTATCTTCCGGCGGTAGCGATTATCACCGTGTTGCTGCTCGCCTGGCTGATGGGCGGCAGCATGCTGCTGTGGGCGGTGCTGGCGGGGGCGGTAGTGCTGGCACTGCTCTGCGGCGTGGTCGGCTGGCTGCTGCTTAATGTGCTGAAGCGCCTGACCCTGAAAGCGCTGCCGCTGCGCCTGGCGGTGAATCGCCTGCTGCGCCAGCCCTGGTCGACGCTCAGCCAGCTGTCGGCCTTCTCCCTCTCATTTATGTTACTGGCGATGCTGCTGGTGCTGCGCGGCGACCTGCTCGATCGCTGGCAGCAGCAGTTACCGGCCGAAAGCCCGAATTACTTTCTGATTAATATCGCCCCGGAGCAGATCGCGCCGCTGAAAACCTTCCTTGCTGAGCATCAGGTGATCCCAGCCGCGTTCTACCCGATTGTGCGGGCGAGGATGACGCAGATTAATGGCCAGTCGACGGAGGGCAACGCCGACGAGGCGCTGAATCGCGAGCTTAACCTCACCTGGCAGCAGCAGCGGCCGGACCACAACCCGCTTACTGCGGGCAGCTGGCCGCCAAAAACGGGTGAAGTGTCGGTGGAGGAGGGGCTGGCTGAGCGGCTTGGTCTGAAGCTGGGCGATACGGTCACCTTCACTGGCGATACGCAGGCGTTCAGCGCCAAAATCTCCAGCCTGCGCAAGGTGGACTGGGAGAGCCTGCGGCCCAACTTCTTCTTTATCTTCCCGCCGGGTGCGCTCGACGGGCAGCCGCAAAGCTGGCTCACCAGCTTCCGGCTGGAGGGGAACAACGGCATGTTAACGCAGCTTAACCGCGCCTTTCCGACCGTCAGCCTGCTCGATATTGGCGCGATCTTAAAACAGGTCGGCCAGGTGCTGGAGCAGGTGAGCCGCGCGCTGGAAGTGATGGTGGTGCTGGTGACCGCCTGCGGCGTGCTACTGCTGCTGGCGCAGGTGCAGGTCGGCATGCGTCAGCGTCACCAGGAGCTGGTGGTCTACCGCACGCTTGGCGCGGGCAAAAGGCTGCTGCGCACCACATTGTGGTGTGAGTTTGCGCTGCTCGGGCTGGTCTCCGGGCTGGTCGCCGCCATCGGGGCGGAAACGGCGCTGGCGCTGTTGCAAACTCGCGTGTTTGACTTTCCGTGGCAGCCCGACTGGCGGCTGTGGCTCACGTTGCCGCTCTGCGGTGCGCTGCTGCTCTCCCTCTGCGGCGGTTGGTTAGGCAGCCGTTTACTAAAGGGCAAAGCGCTGTTCCGTCAATTTAGTGGTTAA
- a CDS encoding porin, translating to MKIKTSALATAIGAAVALASFTAQAEITVLKQNPQAGDPLSRLNFTVGGSIRPQFQNMTGNDGKNAFKRNGFDGGSRFRFAADYYLFDDISWVSYYELGVDIPKLFDWDNHYAETAHNTTRRMLYTGLKSQTWGTLTFGQQNSVYYDVVGAKTDIWDYDMLAQAPGNGIKGDYDGSYRSRKMLKYKKTEGDADIYASYLFSDDYLATDGNRYKRKSGGSLGLDYHLTDDLTWGAAWNYTRADMRQPSTGDSKTYDQNILGTALSWTPDNWTFSLGGGWYQNFMLTKKKDVHNYFAGDAWGVEYFAGYKFPIAQYAVKYIQPYVMGDRLEFTSGRNYQRIDNGVGVTVQLDYGFRVDYEHVFTSSTDNLGDMNLVRLRYDF from the coding sequence ATGAAAATAAAAACAAGCGCCCTGGCGACAGCCATTGGCGCAGCAGTGGCGTTGGCGTCTTTCACAGCACAAGCAGAAATTACTGTTCTGAAACAAAACCCGCAGGCGGGTGATCCCCTTAGCCGCCTGAACTTCACCGTCGGCGGCTCGATTCGCCCGCAGTTCCAGAATATGACCGGTAACGATGGCAAAAATGCCTTTAAACGTAACGGTTTTGACGGCGGTTCCCGCTTCCGTTTCGCGGCGGATTACTACCTGTTCGATGACATCAGCTGGGTCAGCTACTACGAGCTGGGCGTTGATATCCCGAAACTGTTCGACTGGGATAATCACTACGCGGAAACTGCGCACAACACCACGCGCCGTATGCTCTACACCGGCCTGAAAAGCCAGACCTGGGGCACGTTAACCTTCGGTCAGCAGAACAGCGTTTACTATGATGTTGTCGGCGCGAAAACCGATATCTGGGACTACGACATGCTGGCGCAGGCACCGGGTAACGGCATTAAAGGCGATTACGACGGCTCTTATCGTTCACGCAAGATGCTGAAATATAAGAAAACCGAGGGTGACGCGGATATCTATGCTTCTTACCTGTTCAGCGATGATTACCTGGCGACCGACGGCAACCGTTACAAACGTAAGAGCGGCGGCTCCCTGGGTCTCGATTATCACCTGACCGACGATCTGACCTGGGGCGCGGCGTGGAACTACACCCGTGCGGATATGCGTCAGCCTTCTACCGGCGACAGCAAAACCTATGATCAGAACATCCTTGGCACCGCGCTGAGCTGGACCCCGGATAACTGGACCTTCTCCCTCGGCGGCGGCTGGTATCAAAACTTCATGCTGACCAAGAAGAAGGATGTGCATAACTACTTCGCGGGCGATGCGTGGGGCGTTGAGTATTTTGCCGGGTATAAGTTCCCGATCGCACAGTACGCGGTGAAATACATTCAGCCGTACGTGATGGGTGACCGTCTGGAGTTCACCAGCGGTCGTAATTATCAGCGTATCGATAATGGTGTGGGTGTGACCGTGCAGTTGGATTACGGCTTCCGTGTCGATTACGAACACGTCTTCACCTCCAGCACCGACAACCTGGGTGATATGAACCTGGTTCGTCTGCGTTACGATTTCTAA
- a CDS encoding MetQ/NlpA family ABC transporter substrate-binding protein, translated as MGPRLGLRALFGALLLVCGLPFAQANSDPHTIVFGVAPGPYGDMVKQAIAPSLKEKGYKVVVREFSDYVQPNMALANGSIDANLFQHSLYFDKFTADKGLKLSKLIAVPTAGMGFYSHKIKSLDELKKGDIITLSNDPTNLARGLRFLQSLGLITIKEAIDPTKASERDIASNPKGLVFKPLEAAQLPRTLDGVTASLVNGNFAVAAGMDLSSAIKQEKLDENLKNIIAVRSDDADKPFAKDIVTAVKSPAYRAVIDDPKNIFAAFQKPDWMQSADKQ; from the coding sequence ATGGGACCTCGTCTCGGTTTACGCGCGCTTTTTGGCGCACTACTTCTGGTTTGCGGTCTGCCTTTCGCGCAGGCCAACAGCGATCCACACACCATCGTTTTCGGCGTCGCGCCGGGTCCGTATGGCGATATGGTTAAACAGGCGATTGCCCCTTCGCTGAAAGAGAAGGGCTACAAAGTTGTGGTGCGCGAATTCAGCGATTACGTGCAGCCAAACATGGCGCTGGCTAACGGTAGCATCGACGCCAACCTGTTTCAGCACAGCCTCTATTTTGACAAATTCACCGCCGATAAAGGCCTCAAGCTCAGTAAGCTGATCGCCGTGCCGACCGCCGGGATGGGTTTTTACTCGCACAAAATCAAAAGCCTCGATGAGCTGAAGAAGGGCGACATCATTACCCTCTCAAACGATCCCACTAACCTGGCGCGCGGGCTGCGCTTCCTGCAATCGCTGGGGCTGATTACCATCAAAGAGGCTATCGATCCGACCAAAGCCTCGGAGCGCGATATCGCCAGCAACCCGAAAGGGCTGGTGTTTAAACCGCTGGAAGCCGCGCAATTGCCGCGTACGCTTGATGGCGTTACCGCCTCGCTGGTAAATGGCAACTTTGCGGTCGCCGCCGGGATGGATCTCTCTTCGGCAATCAAGCAAGAGAAGCTCGACGAGAACCTGAAAAATATCATTGCCGTGCGCAGTGACGATGCCGACAAGCCCTTCGCGAAAGATATCGTGACGGCGGTGAAATCCCCGGCTTACCGCGCCGTGATTGACGATCCGAAAAATATCTTTGCCGCTTTCCAGAAACCCGACTGGATGCAGAGCGCGGATAAACAATAA
- the sfbB gene encoding virulence-associated ABC transporter ATP-binding protein SfbB — MIELDNVCVDFPAGRGGSGATRAVEAVSLRIAAGEIFGIVGTSGAGKSTLLRTLNALQRPSEGRVNINGVTISDLEGVTLRQARQRIGMIFQHFNLMHTRTVAQNVAFSLKAAGWERSKIAPRVAEILALVGLSDKANRYPVQLSGGQKQRVGIARAIANHPDVLLCDEPTSALDLETSATILALLKEINARMGITIVLITHEMNVIKTICDRVAVMSAGRVVEEGDVFDIFAHPQHPFTQQLVSHTLNLTLPARLHEHLPGQLLKVLFIGDSAEQPVLSDAAVKFGVAVNILHGKIEYIGERALGILVVQLTAENPQAVSDAVAYIRSRTAQVEVIRG; from the coding sequence ATGATTGAACTAGATAACGTTTGCGTCGATTTTCCGGCCGGGCGCGGTGGCAGCGGCGCGACGCGCGCCGTGGAGGCGGTCTCGCTGCGCATTGCTGCCGGAGAGATTTTCGGCATTGTCGGTACCAGCGGCGCGGGGAAAAGTACCCTGCTGCGCACGCTTAATGCTCTGCAACGCCCAAGCGAAGGGCGGGTCAATATTAACGGCGTCACCATTTCTGATTTAGAGGGCGTGACGCTGCGCCAGGCGCGCCAGCGCATTGGCATGATTTTCCAGCACTTCAACCTGATGCACACCCGCACGGTGGCGCAAAACGTCGCCTTCAGTCTGAAGGCTGCGGGCTGGGAGCGGAGTAAAATTGCGCCACGCGTGGCGGAGATCCTCGCGCTGGTAGGCTTAAGCGATAAAGCGAATCGCTATCCGGTGCAGCTTAGCGGCGGGCAGAAGCAGCGCGTCGGCATTGCGCGTGCCATCGCCAACCACCCGGATGTGCTGCTCTGCGATGAGCCAACTTCCGCGCTGGATCTGGAAACCTCTGCCACCATTCTGGCGCTGCTTAAAGAGATTAACGCGCGGATGGGGATCACCATTGTGCTGATCACCCATGAGATGAATGTCATCAAAACTATCTGCGATCGCGTGGCGGTGATGTCGGCGGGCAGAGTGGTGGAAGAGGGCGACGTGTTTGATATCTTTGCCCATCCGCAGCACCCGTTTACGCAGCAACTGGTGTCGCACACCCTTAACCTGACGCTGCCCGCACGTCTGCATGAACATTTGCCAGGCCAGCTGCTGAAGGTGCTGTTTATTGGCGACTCTGCCGAGCAGCCGGTGCTTTCGGATGCGGCGGTAAAGTTTGGCGTGGCGGTCAATATCCTGCACGGCAAAATCGAGTATATCGGCGAGCGTGCGTTGGGCATTTTAGTGGTACAGCTGACGGCGGAAAATCCGCAGGCAGTCAGCGATGCCGTGGCGTACATTCGCAGCCGGACGGCGCAGGTGGAGGTGATCCGTGGATGA
- a CDS encoding methionine ABC transporter permease yields the protein MDDLLADLSLAFGETFQMLSISTVLAIIGGLPLGFLIFVTDRHLFWQNRAVYLLSSILVNIIRSVPFVILLVLLLPLTQWLLGNTIGPVAASVPLSVAAIAFYARLVDSALREVDKGIIEAAEAFGASPLRIICTVLLPEASAGLLRGLTITLVSLIGYSAMAGIVGGGGVGDLAIRFGYYRYETQVMIVTVVALIILVQIVQVIGDWLAKRADKRDRH from the coding sequence GTGGATGATTTACTGGCTGATTTAAGCCTCGCGTTTGGCGAGACGTTCCAGATGCTCAGTATCTCAACGGTGCTGGCGATTATTGGCGGCCTGCCGCTCGGTTTCCTGATTTTTGTCACCGACCGGCATCTGTTCTGGCAAAACCGCGCGGTTTACCTGTTGAGCTCCATTCTGGTGAACATTATCCGCTCGGTGCCATTTGTTATTCTGCTGGTGCTGCTCCTGCCGCTGACGCAGTGGCTGCTCGGTAACACCATTGGGCCTGTTGCGGCCTCGGTGCCATTATCGGTGGCGGCCATCGCCTTTTATGCGCGGCTGGTGGACAGTGCGCTGCGCGAAGTGGATAAGGGGATTATTGAGGCGGCGGAAGCCTTTGGTGCCAGCCCGCTGCGCATTATCTGCACCGTGCTGCTGCCGGAAGCGAGCGCCGGGCTGCTGCGCGGCTTAACCATTACGCTGGTCAGTCTGATTGGCTATTCGGCAATGGCGGGGATTGTCGGCGGCGGCGGGGTCGGCGATCTTGCGATCCGTTTCGGCTATTACCGGTATGAAACCCAGGTGATGATCGTCACCGTCGTGGCGCTGATTATTCTGGTGCAGATTGTGCAGGTTATTGGCGACTGGCTGGCGAAACGCGCCGATAAACGCGACCGGCATTAA
- the mnmH gene encoding tRNA 2-selenouridine(34) synthase MnmH, with protein MNDATDYLAILRDHTPLIDVRAPIEFAKGAMPAAINLPLMNDSERAAVGTCYKRDGAEAALRLGHQLVNGDTREQRIAAWIAASKRAPNALLCCARGGQRSHIVQQWLHERQIDLPLVAGGYKALRQAAIEATQDRIQRPLLLVGGCTGSGKTLLVREHPNGIDLEGLAHHRGSSFGRTAKAQHAQATFENHLAAALLNVSPPFWLLEDEGRAIGANHLPEALRERMAQSPVVIVDDPFELRLERLREEYFVQTLQAFIDRDGEEAGWEAYAEYLRHGLFAIRRRLGLQRYEQLTVHLEAALAEQHHSGTTEAHFAWLAPLLEVYYDPMYRYQLEKRAPIVHFRGTFKEVSAWLAAQ; from the coding sequence ATGAACGACGCCACCGATTATCTCGCCATCCTGCGGGATCACACCCCTCTTATTGATGTTCGCGCCCCGATTGAATTTGCCAAAGGCGCGATGCCCGCCGCCATCAACCTGCCGCTGATGAATGACAGCGAACGCGCTGCCGTTGGTACCTGCTATAAACGCGACGGCGCTGAAGCCGCGTTGCGGCTTGGTCATCAACTGGTTAACGGCGACACCCGCGAGCAGCGGATCGCGGCGTGGATCGCAGCCAGTAAACGCGCCCCAAACGCCCTACTCTGCTGCGCGCGCGGCGGTCAGCGTTCGCACATTGTGCAGCAGTGGCTGCATGAACGGCAGATTGACCTGCCGCTAGTCGCAGGCGGCTATAAAGCGCTGCGCCAGGCGGCAATTGAAGCGACTCAGGATCGCATTCAGCGCCCGCTACTGCTAGTCGGCGGCTGTACCGGCAGCGGCAAAACCCTGCTGGTACGCGAGCACCCTAACGGAATCGATCTCGAGGGGCTTGCCCACCACCGCGGTTCATCGTTTGGCCGTACGGCTAAGGCGCAGCACGCGCAGGCGACGTTTGAAAACCACCTGGCGGCCGCGCTGCTCAACGTGTCGCCGCCATTCTGGCTGCTGGAGGATGAAGGCCGGGCGATTGGCGCAAACCATCTGCCCGAAGCCCTGCGCGAACGCATGGCGCAATCGCCGGTGGTAATAGTCGACGATCCGTTTGAGCTGCGCCTTGAGCGGCTGCGCGAGGAGTATTTTGTGCAGACCCTGCAGGCTTTTATTGACCGTGACGGTGAAGAGGCAGGATGGGAGGCTTATGCGGAGTATCTGCGCCACGGGCTGTTTGCCATTCGCCGCCGGCTCGGTTTACAGCGCTATGAGCAATTGACCGTGCATCTGGAAGCGGCACTGGCTGAGCAGCATCATAGCGGCACCACAGAGGCGCATTTCGCCTGGCTCGCTCCGCTGCTGGAGGTCTATTACGATCCGATGTATCGCTACCAGCTGGAGAAACGCGCGCCGATCGTCCATTTTCGCGGCACATTCAAAGAGGTGTCTGCCTGGCTGGCGGCGCAGTGA
- the purK gene encoding 5-(carboxyamino)imidazole ribonucleotide synthase, protein MKQVCILGNGQLGRMLRQAGEPLSIAVWPVGLDDAPEAVPFQQSVITAEIERWPETALTRELARHPAFVNRDVFPVIADRFTQKQLFDKLNLATAPWQLLADKSEWPGVFGRLGELAIVKRRVGGYDGRGQWRLRAADIDQLPDECYGECIVEQGINFSGEVSLVGARAHDGSTVFYPLTHNLHQDGILRASVVFPQPNAKQQQQAEAMLSAIMHELNYVGVMAMECFVTPGGLLINELAPRVHNSGHWTQNGASISQFELHLRAIVDLPLPPPVVNSPSVMINLIGSDLNYDWLKLPLVHLHWYDKEVRAGRKVGHLNLNDSDTGRLSATLEALVPLLPPEYASGIAWAQSKL, encoded by the coding sequence ATGAAACAGGTCTGTATATTGGGCAACGGCCAGCTTGGGCGCATGCTGCGCCAGGCGGGCGAGCCGTTAAGCATTGCCGTCTGGCCGGTCGGGCTGGACGACGCACCGGAAGCGGTGCCGTTTCAGCAGAGCGTGATTACCGCCGAGATTGAGCGCTGGCCGGAAACCGCGTTAACCCGCGAGCTGGCGCGCCATCCGGCGTTTGTGAACCGCGACGTTTTCCCGGTGATTGCCGATCGCTTCACGCAAAAACAGCTGTTCGACAAACTCAACCTCGCTACCGCACCGTGGCAGTTGCTGGCGGACAAAAGCGAGTGGCCGGGCGTGTTCGGGCGTCTGGGCGAGCTGGCTATCGTGAAGCGCCGCGTTGGCGGTTATGACGGTCGCGGCCAGTGGCGTTTACGCGCAGCCGATATCGATCAGCTGCCGGATGAGTGCTACGGCGAGTGCATCGTTGAGCAGGGGATCAACTTCTCCGGCGAAGTGTCGCTGGTCGGTGCCCGCGCCCACGATGGCAGCACCGTCTTTTATCCGTTGACCCACAACCTGCATCAGGATGGGATCCTGCGCGCCAGCGTGGTCTTCCCGCAGCCGAATGCCAAACAGCAGCAGCAGGCGGAAGCGATGCTATCGGCGATTATGCATGAGCTGAACTATGTCGGCGTGATGGCGATGGAGTGTTTTGTAACCCCTGGCGGGCTGCTGATCAATGAGCTGGCACCGCGCGTGCACAACAGCGGCCACTGGACGCAAAACGGTGCCTCAATCAGCCAGTTTGAGCTGCATCTGCGCGCAATTGTCGATTTGCCCCTGCCGCCGCCGGTGGTTAACAGCCCGTCGGTGATGATCAACCTGATCGGCAGCGATCTCAATTACGACTGGCTGAAGCTGCCGCTGGTGCATCTGCACTGGTATGACAAAGAGGTGCGCGCCGGGCGTAAAGTAGGCCATCTCAACCTGAATGACAGCGATACCGGCCGCCTCAGCGCGACGCTGGAAGCGCTGGTGCCGTTACTGCCCCCCGAATACGCCAGCGGCATTGCCTGGGCGCAGTCGAAGCTGTAA
- the purE gene encoding 5-(carboxyamino)imidazole ribonucleotide mutase yields the protein MSLSNQPARIAIVMGSKSDWATMQFAAEILDTLNVPHHVEIVSAHRTPDKLFSFAEQAEQNGFQVIIAGAGGAAHLPGMIAAKTLVPVLGVPVQTAALSGVDSLYSIVQMPRGIPVGTLAIGKAGASNAALLAAQILAQHDAELHQRLADWRQGQTDEVLDNPDPRGAA from the coding sequence ATGTCTTTAAGCAACCAACCGGCGCGCATCGCCATTGTTATGGGTTCTAAAAGCGATTGGGCCACCATGCAATTCGCCGCAGAAATCCTCGATACCCTGAATGTCCCGCACCATGTTGAAATCGTCTCTGCCCACCGTACGCCCGACAAACTGTTCAGCTTTGCCGAACAGGCGGAGCAAAACGGCTTTCAGGTGATTATCGCAGGCGCCGGCGGCGCGGCGCATCTGCCGGGCATGATTGCCGCCAAAACCCTGGTGCCGGTGCTGGGTGTGCCGGTACAGACCGCGGCTTTAAGCGGTGTCGATAGCCTCTACTCCATCGTGCAGATGCCGCGCGGTATTCCCGTCGGGACGCTGGCGATTGGTAAAGCGGGCGCGTCAAACGCGGCGCTGCTGGCCGCGCAGATCCTTGCCCAGCATGATGCAGAACTGCATCAGCGCCTGGCCGACTGGCGCCAGGGGCAGACGGATGAAGTGCTGGATAACCCGGATCCACGGGGTGCGGCATGA
- the lpxH gene encoding UDP-2,3-diacylglucosamine diphosphatase has protein sequence MATLFIADLHLHTEEPAITAGFLHFLDGVARQADALYILGDLFEAWIGDDDPNPLHQRVASAIRALVDSGVPCYFIHGNRDFLLGKRFARESGMQLLPQEKVLNLYGRNVLIMHGDTLCTDDAGYQAFRAKVHQPWLQTLFLALPLFIRHRVAAKMRAGSRAANSSKSLAIMDVNQQAVIEAMEKHRVQWLIHGHTHRPAVHQLTANDAPAWRAVLGAWHSEGSMIRVSENDVELVQFPF, from the coding sequence GTGGCAACACTCTTTATCGCAGATCTGCATCTGCACACTGAAGAACCGGCGATCACCGCCGGTTTTCTCCATTTTTTAGACGGCGTTGCCCGTCAGGCCGATGCGCTCTACATTCTGGGCGATCTCTTTGAAGCCTGGATTGGCGACGACGATCCCAACCCACTGCACCAGCGCGTCGCAAGCGCCATCCGCGCACTCGTGGACAGCGGCGTCCCCTGCTATTTCATTCACGGTAACCGTGATTTTCTGCTCGGCAAGCGCTTTGCCCGTGAAAGCGGCATGCAGCTTCTTCCGCAGGAAAAGGTGCTCAACCTCTATGGACGTAATGTGCTGATTATGCACGGCGATACGCTCTGCACCGACGATGCAGGCTACCAGGCTTTTCGCGCCAAAGTGCATCAGCCGTGGCTGCAAACTCTCTTTCTCGCCCTGCCGCTTTTTATACGCCATCGCGTGGCGGCAAAAATGCGCGCCGGCAGCCGTGCCGCCAACAGCAGCAAATCGCTGGCGATCATGGATGTCAACCAGCAGGCCGTTATCGAGGCGATGGAAAAGCATCGCGTTCAGTGGCTGATCCACGGTCACACGCACCGCCCTGCCGTTCATCAACTGACCGCGAATGATGCGCCCGCCTGGCGCGCTGTACTCGGTGCCTGGCATAGCGAAGGGTCAATGATACGCGTCAGCGAAAACGACGTAGAGTTAGTGCAATTTCCCTTCTGA
- the ppiB gene encoding peptidylprolyl isomerase B, translated as MVTFHTNHGDIVIKTFDDKAPETVKNFLDYCREGFYNNTIFHRVINGFMIQGGGFEPGMNQKVTKDPIKNEANNGLKNTRGTLAMARTQAPHSATAQFFINVADNDFLNFSGENLQGWGYCVFAEVVEGMDVVDKIKAVSTGRSGMHQDVPKEDVIIESVDVSE; from the coding sequence ATGGTTACTTTCCACACTAATCACGGCGATATCGTAATCAAAACCTTTGATGACAAAGCGCCTGAAACAGTTAAAAACTTCCTGGACTACTGCCGTGAAGGTTTCTACAACAACACCATTTTCCACCGTGTGATCAACGGCTTTATGATTCAGGGCGGCGGTTTTGAACCGGGTATGAACCAGAAAGTGACGAAAGATCCGATCAAAAATGAAGCCAACAACGGCCTGAAAAACACCCGTGGCACGCTGGCAATGGCGCGTACCCAGGCTCCGCACTCCGCCACCGCACAGTTCTTCATCAACGTTGCGGACAACGACTTCCTGAACTTCAGCGGTGAAAACCTGCAGGGTTGGGGCTACTGCGTCTTCGCAGAAGTGGTTGAAGGGATGGACGTGGTCGACAAGATCAAAGCGGTCTCTACCGGTCGCAGCGGCATGCACCAGGACGTTCCGAAAGAAGATGTGATCATCGAAAGCGTGGACGTCAGCGAGTAA